A region of Moorena producens PAL-8-15-08-1 DNA encodes the following proteins:
- a CDS encoding non-ribosomal peptide synthetase, producing MASCVNYFTNGESLFLSLVDLLGERARTMPNQLAYIFLQNGETPSGSLTYGELDRQATAIAFHLQSMEGERALLLYPSGLEFITAFFGCLYAGVIAVPVYPPRRNQKLSRLLNIVNDAQADVALTTTSILADIEQRWASDAELAQLQLVATDTIVANGQEFVPQSVTRSSLAFLQYTSGSTGTPKGVMVTHGNLIQNSTNLDRGWEHNSDSVIVTWLPTFHDMGLIYGMLQPIYKGCKCIMLPPASFIQKPIRWLKAISDYGGTHSGAPNFAYALCVEKTTPEQRNQLNLSSWSMALNGAEPVRADVLEKFAQVFEVSRFNKRAFCPGYGMAEATLKISAVRAKDKPIYYHIDATALEQNYVVEFPDEKHLGIGKRTLVGCGRSEIDTKVIIVNPQTCCRSASEEIGEIWVSGGSVASGYWNRPEATQKTFQAYLKDTGDGPFLRTGDLGFFSKGELFVTGRLKDLIIIRGRNHYPQDIELTVENSHPSLRSHCSAAFSVERDGEERLVVAGEVERTHLRKLNTEEVVREIQIALSTEHELDVDGVVLLKTGSIPKTSSGKIQRRACKQGFLEGSLNVVGQWQKTLSQHEYVAPRTPTEEIIANIFASVLGVKDVGIHDNFFEIGGHSILATQLISQLRVTFNREIPLRQVFESPTIALISPKLTQLLTTENQLSLPLIQPRTDSEQLPLSSAQKRLWFLNQLEGSSATYNIPAAFRITGNLIINALEQALSEIISRHEVIRTSFSTINGKPIQVIHPDSTININVVDLQQYPEPERETILQQLVQQEATTPFDLEVAPLIRCKLWQLDTTEYVLVLTMHHIVSDGWSMGILIEELSSLYQAFAASEPSPLPELAIQYADFALWQRQWLTGEILEIQLNYWKQELEGAPELLQLPTDRSRPHVQSYQGSSESFSLTAELTQKLQQLSRNAGSTLFMTLQAAFATLLYRYSGQFDILIGSPIANRNRREIEPLIGFFVNTLVLRTRFEHNPSFSQLLRQVRETTLNAYEHQDVPFEQVVEALQPQRSLSHSPLFQVMFVLQNAPMGKLDLPGVTLSQFNQHSTIAKFDLTLSMTETEMGLVGTWEYNTDLFDGSTIKRMATHFQNLLSAIVENPQLRVGEFPLLSEGERHQLLLEWNDTASEYPKEKCIHQLFEEQVEKTPDAIAVVFDQQQLTYHQLNQRANQLAHHLQNLGVGPEVLVGICVERSVQMVVGLLGILKAGGAYVPLDPNYPHQRLSYMLADSGVEVLLTQQSLLESLPSHTAQMVCLDSDWRAIEQYSGQNLDVGVTSDNLAYVIYTSGSTGKPKGTMILHSGVGNYLSWCTKAYNVADSEGSTVNSSIGFDATITSLFSPLLVGRKVVLLPEEGEIEALKAALCSGTKFSLVKITPAHLEILSYLLAHEQVTIENKAFIIGGEALSANHIKFWQKYAPQIRLINEYGPTETVVGCCIYEVGGKTFSGGNIPIGRPIANTQIYILDKHLQPVPIGVPGELYIGGDGLARGYLKRPELTSEKFIHNPFCNSKSQRLYKTSDLARYLRDGNIEFLGRIDNQVKIRGFRIELGEIEAVLSSHPHIQQTVVIAREDIPGNKRLVAYIVSQSESLSTNQLREFLKQKLPEYMVPSAFVTLDTLPLTPNGKVDRKSLPAPDGVVTSVEEYVAPRTPTEEIIANIFANVLGLQDVGIHDNFFELGGHSLLAVRLMSQIKQQFQINLPLATLFQSPTIEQLASLLGSSVNTQNPILVGIKTSGNQPPLFCIHPVGGNLLCYAELARHLDQDYPVYGLQSLGLDGQQQPLTSVEEMASHYIQAIQQIQPQGSYHLIGWSFGGVIAYEMAQQLQTKNTSVALLTLIDSYVPTLIRKPSEIDQAMIVNLFIGWSMGGVIAYEMAQQLQAKNEPVALLTLIDSYAPTLIQMPLEIDQAMIVNQLAQDLGGLYGQELDISHETLRKLEPDEQVLHLFEQSKQQGILPSDLEIELMRSLWKVLKANITAYYHYKPKAYPGSLLLINASQTSPGVIEDPTHGWGSLVNGDIQTHTITGDHYTIIKAPQVEALTTELNKYLLNN from the coding sequence GTGGCGAGTTGTGTAAATTATTTTACCAATGGGGAGTCATTATTCTTGAGTTTAGTTGATTTATTAGGCGAAAGAGCGCGTACTATGCCTAATCAGCTTGCTTATATCTTTCTGCAAAACGGAGAAACCCCCTCAGGAAGTCTTACCTACGGCGAATTAGACAGACAAGCAACAGCGATCGCATTTCATCTCCAATCCATGGAAGGAGAACGGGCTTTATTGCTATACCCTTCTGGATTAGAATTTATTACAGCTTTCTTTGGCTGTTTGTATGCGGGGGTAATAGCTGTGCCAGTTTATCCTCCAAGACGCAATCAGAAGTTGTCTCGGTTGCTAAATATCGTTAATGATGCTCAAGCTGATGTAGCACTGACCACCACATCGATACTGGCTGACATTGAGCAAAGGTGGGCTAGTGATGCGGAGTTAGCGCAGTTGCAGTTGGTAGCTACAGATACAATTGTTGCTAATGGTCAAGAGTTTGTACCTCAATCAGTGACACGGTCGAGTTTGGCGTTTTTGCAATATACTTCCGGTTCTACAGGAACACCCAAAGGGGTAATGGTTACTCATGGGAATCTGATCCAAAATTCCACAAACCTAGATCGCGGATGGGAGCATAACTCGGATAGTGTAATTGTAACTTGGCTCCCAACATTCCATGATATGGGACTCATATACGGGATGCTCCAACCCATATACAAGGGATGCAAATGTATTATGCTGCCACCAGCGTCCTTCATACAAAAACCGATTCGCTGGCTAAAGGCGATTTCTGATTACGGAGGGACTCATAGTGGCGCACCTAATTTTGCTTATGCACTGTGTGTCGAAAAAACAACTCCAGAACAAAGGAATCAGCTAAACCTCAGTAGTTGGAGCATGGCTCTTAATGGAGCAGAACCTGTTAGAGCCGATGTTTTAGAGAAGTTTGCACAAGTTTTTGAAGTCAGTAGATTCAACAAAAGGGCTTTCTGTCCCGGTTATGGCATGGCAGAAGCAACTCTAAAGATTTCTGCTGTACGCGCTAAAGATAAGCCGATTTACTATCATATTGATGCCACTGCTCTAGAACAAAATTACGTTGTAGAATTTCCTGATGAGAAACATTTAGGAATAGGAAAACGAACTCTTGTTGGTTGTGGGAGAAGTGAGATTGATACCAAAGTTATCATTGTTAATCCACAAACCTGTTGTCGTAGTGCTTCTGAAGAAATTGGGGAAATTTGGGTTAGCGGTGGCAGCGTAGCTTCTGGGTATTGGAATCGCCCCGAAGCCACACAAAAAACGTTTCAAGCTTATCTCAAAGATACAGGGGATGGACCTTTTTTACGTACAGGGGACTTAGGTTTTTTTAGTAAGGGGGAACTGTTTGTTACAGGAAGACTAAAGGATCTAATTATCATTAGAGGTCGCAATCATTATCCCCAAGATATTGAATTAACTGTTGAAAACAGCCATCCTTCTCTACGAAGTCATTGTAGTGCTGCCTTTTCTGTAGAGAGGGATGGAGAGGAACGCTTGGTGGTTGCTGGTGAGGTGGAACGAACTCACCTACGCAAGCTGAACACAGAGGAGGTAGTTAGAGAAATTCAAATAGCCCTATCAACAGAACATGAATTAGACGTTGATGGGGTGGTTTTGTTGAAGACGGGGAGTATTCCTAAGACCTCTAGCGGAAAGATTCAACGGCGTGCTTGTAAGCAAGGATTTTTAGAAGGGAGTTTGAATGTCGTAGGCCAGTGGCAGAAAACTTTATCCCAGCATGAATACGTAGCACCACGCACCCCAACCGAAGAAATAATCGCCAACATCTTCGCTTCTGTTCTAGGAGTGAAAGATGTAGGAATACATGACAACTTCTTTGAAATCGGAGGACATTCTATACTTGCCACTCAATTAATTTCCCAACTGCGAGTAACCTTCAACAGAGAAATACCCCTAAGACAAGTATTTGAAAGCCCGACAATCGCTCTTATTTCGCCTAAATTAACCCAATTACTGACCACAGAAAACCAATTAAGTCTTCCTTTGATTCAACCAAGAACCGATAGTGAACAATTACCCCTATCATCGGCTCAAAAAAGACTGTGGTTCCTCAACCAACTAGAAGGAAGTAGTGCCACTTATAACATACCAGCAGCCTTTAGAATCACTGGCAACTTGATCATTAACGCCCTAGAACAAGCCTTATCAGAAATAATCAGTCGTCACGAAGTAATACGGACAAGTTTCTCCACTATTAATGGCAAACCAATACAAGTAATTCACCCCGACAGCACCATTAACATCAATGTGGTGGACTTACAACAATACCCAGAACCAGAACGGGAAACTATCTTACAGCAACTTGTACAACAGGAAGCAACAACCCCCTTTGACCTAGAAGTAGCACCATTAATCCGGTGTAAATTATGGCAACTAGACACTACCGAGTATGTGTTAGTGCTGACCATGCACCACATAGTCTCTGATGGTTGGTCGATGGGAATATTAATCGAAGAACTATCAAGTTTATATCAAGCTTTTGCGGCATCAGAACCATCCCCCTTACCCGAATTAGCGATTCAATATGCTGACTTTGCCCTTTGGCAAAGACAATGGTTAACTGGGGAAATCCTAGAAATCCAACTCAATTACTGGAAACAGGAATTAGAGGGTGCTCCAGAATTATTACAACTGCCAACAGACCGTTCTCGTCCCCATGTACAGAGTTACCAGGGGAGTAGTGAAAGTTTTAGTTTAACCGCTGAACTAACCCAGAAGCTGCAACAGTTGTCCAGGAACGCAGGTAGTACCTTATTTATGACCCTGCAGGCAGCGTTTGCCACCTTACTGTATCGTTACAGTGGACAATTTGATATTTTAATTGGTTCACCGATAGCCAATCGCAACCGCCGTGAAATAGAGCCACTAATTGGCTTCTTTGTCAATACCTTGGTGTTGAGAACTCGTTTTGAACATAATCCCAGTTTTTCCCAGTTGCTCAGGCAAGTTAGGGAAACCACACTCAACGCTTATGAACATCAGGATGTACCTTTTGAACAGGTAGTCGAAGCATTGCAACCCCAACGGTCTTTGAGTCATTCCCCCCTGTTCCAGGTGATGTTTGTGCTACAGAATGCACCGATGGGGAAATTAGACTTACCAGGTGTGACATTGAGTCAGTTCAATCAACACAGTACGATTGCTAAGTTTGATTTGACCCTGTCAATGACGGAAACAGAGATGGGATTGGTGGGGACATGGGAATACAACACAGACTTATTTGATGGGTCAACTATTAAAAGGATGGCTACTCATTTCCAGAACTTGTTGTCAGCAATTGTGGAAAATCCCCAACTTAGAGTGGGTGAATTCCCCTTATTGAGTGAAGGGGAACGCCATCAACTGTTGCTGGAGTGGAATGATACTGCCAGTGAATATCCCAAAGAAAAATGTATTCATCAGTTATTTGAAGAGCAGGTCGAGAAAACACCCGATGCTATAGCTGTGGTGTTTGACCAACAGCAGTTGACTTACCATCAATTAAATCAAAGGGCGAACCAATTAGCACATCACCTACAAAACTTAGGAGTAGGACCAGAGGTACTGGTAGGTATTTGTGTGGAACGTTCTGTACAGATGGTGGTAGGACTGTTGGGGATACTGAAGGCTGGTGGTGCTTATGTACCCCTGGATCCTAATTATCCTCACCAACGACTGAGTTATATGTTGGCGGATTCGGGTGTTGAGGTGTTGTTGACTCAACAGTCGTTACTAGAATCTTTGCCATCACATACAGCACAGATGGTTTGTTTGGATAGTGATTGGCGTGCCATAGAGCAATATAGTGGACAGAATCTTGATGTCGGGGTAACTTCAGATAATTTGGCTTATGTGATTTATACCTCTGGTTCTACCGGTAAACCTAAGGGAACAATGATTCTCCATAGTGGTGTGGGGAATTATTTAAGCTGGTGTACAAAAGCTTATAATGTTGCCGATTCAGAAGGCTCTACTGTTAATTCTTCTATTGGCTTCGATGCCACTATTACCAGTTTATTTTCTCCTTTGTTGGTAGGACGTAAGGTAGTTCTTTTACCAGAGGAAGGAGAAATTGAAGCCCTTAAAGCCGCCTTGTGTTCTGGGACTAAGTTTAGCCTGGTTAAAATCACTCCGGCTCATTTAGAAATCCTCAGCTATTTATTGGCTCATGAGCAAGTCACAATTGAGAATAAAGCCTTTATAATTGGTGGGGAAGCTTTGTCAGCAAACCACATTAAATTCTGGCAAAAATACGCTCCTCAGATTAGATTAATTAACGAATACGGTCCCACAGAAACTGTTGTAGGATGCTGCATTTATGAAGTTGGAGGAAAAACCTTTTCTGGAGGGAATATTCCCATCGGTCGCCCCATAGCCAACACCCAAATTTATATCTTAGACAAACACCTGCAACCAGTACCGATAGGAGTACCCGGAGAACTCTACATCGGAGGTGATGGCTTAGCCAGAGGATACCTCAAGCGCCCAGAACTAACATCGGAAAAATTCATACATAATCCCTTCTGTAATTCCAAATCACAACGACTCTACAAAACATCAGACCTGGCGAGATACCTACGAGACGGTAACATCGAATTTCTCGGACGTATCGATAACCAAGTCAAAATTCGAGGCTTCCGTATCGAACTAGGGGAAATCGAAGCAGTCCTGTCCAGCCACCCCCACATCCAACAAACCGTAGTTATTGCCCGAGAAGATATTCCTGGTAACAAACGCCTAGTCGCCTACATAGTCAGTCAGTCCGAATCACTAAGCACCAACCAACTACGTGAATTCCTTAAACAGAAACTGCCAGAATACATGGTGCCCAGTGCCTTCGTTACCCTAGACACCTTGCCGTTAACACCAAACGGCAAAGTAGACCGCAAATCACTACCTGCACCAGATGGGGTTGTCACATCAGTTGAGGAATATGTAGCTCCACGCACCCCTACTGAAGAAATAATCGCCAACATCTTCGCGAATGTTCTAGGACTGCAAGATGTTGGAATACATGACAACTTCTTTGAATTAGGAGGACATTCTCTACTGGCTGTCCGTTTAATGTCCCAGATTAAACAACAATTCCAAATCAATTTACCTTTAGCAACCCTTTTCCAAAGTCCCACCATTGAACAACTAGCGAGCCTTCTGGGTTCTTCAGTAAATACACAAAACCCCATCTTAGTGGGCATTAAAACCAGTGGAAACCAACCTCCATTATTCTGTATTCACCCGGTTGGTGGCAATCTCCTGTGTTATGCAGAGTTAGCTCGTCATTTAGATCAAGATTATCCAGTATATGGTTTACAATCTCTAGGTTTAGATGGGCAACAGCAACCCTTAACTTCTGTTGAGGAGATGGCATCCCATTATATTCAAGCAATACAGCAAATTCAACCCCAAGGTTCCTATCATCTCATCGGCTGGTCTTTTGGAGGTGTAATTGCCTATGAGATGGCACAACAATTACAGACTAAAAATACTTCAGTGGCTCTTCTAACGTTAATAGACAGTTATGTACCCACTTTAATTCGGAAACCTTCAGAAATAGATCAAGCCATGATAGTAAATCTATTCATTGGCTGGTCTATGGGAGGTGTAATTGCCTATGAAATGGCACAACAATTACAGGCTAAAAATGAGCCAGTGGCTCTTCTAACGTTAATAGACAGTTATGCACCTACTTTAATTCAGATGCCTTTAGAAATAGATCAAGCCATGATAGTAAATCAATTGGCTCAAGATTTGGGAGGTCTCTATGGTCAAGAGTTAGATATATCCCATGAAACACTCAGAAAACTCGAACCAGACGAACAAGTTTTGCATCTATTTGAGCAAAGCAAACAGCAAGGGATATTGCCATCAGACCTAGAAATAGAGCTAATGCGTTCTTTATGGAAAGTTTTGAAAGCAAATATTACGGCATATTATCATTATAAACCAAAAGCTTATCCAGGTTCACTTCTCCTTATAAATGCTAGTCAAACTTCCCCAGGAGTAATTGAAGACCCAACCCACGGCTGGGGTTCTCTAGTTAATGGTGACATCCAAACTCACACTATTACTGGAGACCATTACACCATTATCAAAGCCCCCCAAGTTGAGGCTCTGACTACAGAATTGAACAAGTATCTATTGAACAACTAG